A single window of Anopheles moucheti chromosome 2, idAnoMoucSN_F20_07, whole genome shotgun sequence DNA harbors:
- the LOC128296858 gene encoding protein neuralized isoform X1, with protein MGVLNVTSSGAAIVECQQHQQHQQQSKKNDTIFSPIKNKMKVLKKIKKRMGLATRSASSCPGPNNLPPLQFHTVHGDNIRISREGTVAKRYESFCKGITFSARPVRVNERVCVKFLDISNNWSGVIRFGFTCNDPSSLRGNLPKYACPDLTNKPGFWAKALNERYCYRGNVLFYYVTPSGDVHFGINGEEKGVFITDVDARGPLWAVIDVYGNSTAIEFLDSRIYMFQAQQQQQQHQHQQQHHGAHPHAQSQTRRPTEPEIGMPQMESLSINQHNHQLMEERPVTCGALSPSTSVRYHSTAPGLHPLPFHPVRGRNIKFSADRYVATRADTEFCQGYVFSPRPVKIGERLIIQILKTDSIFVGSLALGLTSCDPASLQLNDLPDDSDMLLDRPEYWVVSKDVASTLVRGDELCFNITVNGEVQISKNGGAPSVIMHIDQSLQLWAFLDVYGSTQSVRLFTLPLPPVASSCATNIYMARSHSSLAAAAAATSQSVRSLHQEQQMMAESATMATGSCRTLAGGSSTSALVQQTTATNATASVRPDMIQINPGGTVLVVNLPPTDVLTQQQQQQQSQSQAQATIVTRGMTTSASTLSVPLSTLSLSSHTGSTGTASELMATTNSNNYTASNSAYPESLSSYNNAANYSTAALAANGIYSSTNCVDCTICFEKPIDSVLYMCGHMCMCYDCAIKQWRGIGGGHCPLCRAVIRDVIRTYKS; from the exons ATGGGTGTGCTGAACGTGACCAGTTCCGGTGCCGCAATCGTCGAGTgccagcaacatcagcagcaccagcaacagaGCAAGAAAAACGACACAATCTTCTCACCCATCAAGAACAAGATGAAGGTGTTGAAGAAGATCAAGAAACGCATGGGACTAG CAACGAGAAGTGCATCGTCCTGTCCCGGTCCAAACAATCTGCCCCCGCTACAGTTCCACACCGTGCACGGTGACAATATACGCATCTCGCGCGAAGGTACCGTCGCGAAGCGGTACGAATCGTTCTGCAAGGGCATCACCTTCAGTGCGCGGCCGGTGCGCGTGAACGAGCGCGTATGCGTGAAGTTTCTCGACATCTCGAACAACTGGAGCGGCGTGATCCGGTTCGGGTTTACCTGCAACGATCCGTCGTCGCTGCGCGGCAACCTGCCCAAGTATGCCTGCCCGGACCTGACGAACAAGCCCGGCTTTTGGGCGAAGGCGCTGAACGAACGGTACTGCTACCGGGGCAATGTGCTGTTCTACTACGTGACGCCGTCCGGCGATGTGCACTTCGGCATCAACGGCGAGGAGAAGGGTGTGTTCATCACGGATGTGGACGCACGCGGTCCGCTGTGGGCCGTGATCGATGTGTACGGCAACTCGACCGCGATCGAGTTTCTCGACTCGCGCATCTACATGTTCCaggcccagcagcagcagcagcagcatcaacaccaacagcaacaccatGGTGCGCATCCGCACGCGCAAAGCCAAACGCGTCGTCCGACGGAACCGGAGATCGGTATGCCGCAGATGGAATCGCTCAGCATTAACCAGCACAACCATCAGCTGATGGAGGAGCGGCCGGTAACGTGCGGTGCGCTCAGTCCGTCGACCTCCGTCCGGTATCACAGCACAGCGCCGGGTTTGCACCCGTTGCCGTTTCATCCGGTTCGTGGCCGCAACATAAAGTTTTCCGCCGACCGGTATGTCGCTACGCGGGCGGATACGGAGTTCTGCCAGGGGTACGTGTTCTCGCCCCGACCGGTCAAGATCGGCGAACGGCTGATCATTCAGATCCTCAAGACGGACTCGATCTTTGTGGGGTCGCTTGCGCTCGGACTGACGTCGTGCGATCCGGCCAGTCTGCAACTGAACGACCTGCCGGACGATTCCGACATGCTGCTGGATCGGCCTGAATATTGGGTGGTGAGCAAGGACGTTGCGTCGACGCTGGTGCGCGGCGACGAGCTGTGCTTCAACATCACCGTGAACGGGGAGGTACAGATCAGCAAGAACGGTGGTGCCCCGTCGGTCATCATGCACATCGATCAGTCGCTTCAGCTGTGGGCCTTCCTCGATGTGTACGGTTCCACGCAGAGTGTGCGGCTGTTCACGCTCCCACTTCCACCGGTGGCTTCGTCGTGCGCCACCAACATCTACATGGCCCGGTCACATTCATCGCtggccgccgccgccgccgccactaGTCAATCGGTGCGCAGTCTGCACCAGGAGCAGCAGATGATGGCCGAATCGGCCACCATGGCGACCGGCAGCTGCCGGACGCTTGCCGGCGGTTCGTCCACTAGCGCACTGGTACAGCAGACAACGGCTACGAACGCCACCGCTTCCGTGCGCCCCGACATGATCCAGATCAATCCGGGCGGTACGGTGCTGGTCGTTAATCTGCCACCGACCGATGTTCtcacccagcagcagcagcaacaacagtccCAGTCGCAAGCGCAGGCCACCATTGTAACGCGCGGTATGACCACCTCCGCCTCGACACTGTCCGTCCCGCTGTCGACCCTTTCGCTTTCGTCGCATACCGGCTCGACGGGCACGGCCAGCGAGCTGATggccaccaccaacagcaacaactacACTGCTAGCAATTCCGCCTACCCTGAG TCACTGTCAAGCTACAACAACGCTGCCAACTACTCGACCGCAGCGCTGGCCGCGAACGGCATCTACAGCTCCACGAACTGTGTCGATTGCACGATCTGTTTCGAGAAGCCGATCGATTCGGTGCTGTACATGTGCGGCCATATGTGCATGTGCTACGACTGTGCAATTAAGCAGTGGCGTGGCATCGGCGGTGGACACTGTCCGCTGTGCCGGGCCGTCATCCGGGACGTTATCCGCACGTACAAGTCGTAG
- the LOC128296858 gene encoding protein neuralized isoform X2, with product MGQTNSGSSTRSASSCPGPNNLPPLQFHTVHGDNIRISREGTVAKRYESFCKGITFSARPVRVNERVCVKFLDISNNWSGVIRFGFTCNDPSSLRGNLPKYACPDLTNKPGFWAKALNERYCYRGNVLFYYVTPSGDVHFGINGEEKGVFITDVDARGPLWAVIDVYGNSTAIEFLDSRIYMFQAQQQQQQHQHQQQHHGAHPHAQSQTRRPTEPEIGMPQMESLSINQHNHQLMEERPVTCGALSPSTSVRYHSTAPGLHPLPFHPVRGRNIKFSADRYVATRADTEFCQGYVFSPRPVKIGERLIIQILKTDSIFVGSLALGLTSCDPASLQLNDLPDDSDMLLDRPEYWVVSKDVASTLVRGDELCFNITVNGEVQISKNGGAPSVIMHIDQSLQLWAFLDVYGSTQSVRLFTLPLPPVASSCATNIYMARSHSSLAAAAAATSQSVRSLHQEQQMMAESATMATGSCRTLAGGSSTSALVQQTTATNATASVRPDMIQINPGGTVLVVNLPPTDVLTQQQQQQQSQSQAQATIVTRGMTTSASTLSVPLSTLSLSSHTGSTGTASELMATTNSNNYTASNSAYPESLSSYNNAANYSTAALAANGIYSSTNCVDCTICFEKPIDSVLYMCGHMCMCYDCAIKQWRGIGGGHCPLCRAVIRDVIRTYKS from the exons CAACGAGAAGTGCATCGTCCTGTCCCGGTCCAAACAATCTGCCCCCGCTACAGTTCCACACCGTGCACGGTGACAATATACGCATCTCGCGCGAAGGTACCGTCGCGAAGCGGTACGAATCGTTCTGCAAGGGCATCACCTTCAGTGCGCGGCCGGTGCGCGTGAACGAGCGCGTATGCGTGAAGTTTCTCGACATCTCGAACAACTGGAGCGGCGTGATCCGGTTCGGGTTTACCTGCAACGATCCGTCGTCGCTGCGCGGCAACCTGCCCAAGTATGCCTGCCCGGACCTGACGAACAAGCCCGGCTTTTGGGCGAAGGCGCTGAACGAACGGTACTGCTACCGGGGCAATGTGCTGTTCTACTACGTGACGCCGTCCGGCGATGTGCACTTCGGCATCAACGGCGAGGAGAAGGGTGTGTTCATCACGGATGTGGACGCACGCGGTCCGCTGTGGGCCGTGATCGATGTGTACGGCAACTCGACCGCGATCGAGTTTCTCGACTCGCGCATCTACATGTTCCaggcccagcagcagcagcagcagcatcaacaccaacagcaacaccatGGTGCGCATCCGCACGCGCAAAGCCAAACGCGTCGTCCGACGGAACCGGAGATCGGTATGCCGCAGATGGAATCGCTCAGCATTAACCAGCACAACCATCAGCTGATGGAGGAGCGGCCGGTAACGTGCGGTGCGCTCAGTCCGTCGACCTCCGTCCGGTATCACAGCACAGCGCCGGGTTTGCACCCGTTGCCGTTTCATCCGGTTCGTGGCCGCAACATAAAGTTTTCCGCCGACCGGTATGTCGCTACGCGGGCGGATACGGAGTTCTGCCAGGGGTACGTGTTCTCGCCCCGACCGGTCAAGATCGGCGAACGGCTGATCATTCAGATCCTCAAGACGGACTCGATCTTTGTGGGGTCGCTTGCGCTCGGACTGACGTCGTGCGATCCGGCCAGTCTGCAACTGAACGACCTGCCGGACGATTCCGACATGCTGCTGGATCGGCCTGAATATTGGGTGGTGAGCAAGGACGTTGCGTCGACGCTGGTGCGCGGCGACGAGCTGTGCTTCAACATCACCGTGAACGGGGAGGTACAGATCAGCAAGAACGGTGGTGCCCCGTCGGTCATCATGCACATCGATCAGTCGCTTCAGCTGTGGGCCTTCCTCGATGTGTACGGTTCCACGCAGAGTGTGCGGCTGTTCACGCTCCCACTTCCACCGGTGGCTTCGTCGTGCGCCACCAACATCTACATGGCCCGGTCACATTCATCGCtggccgccgccgccgccgccactaGTCAATCGGTGCGCAGTCTGCACCAGGAGCAGCAGATGATGGCCGAATCGGCCACCATGGCGACCGGCAGCTGCCGGACGCTTGCCGGCGGTTCGTCCACTAGCGCACTGGTACAGCAGACAACGGCTACGAACGCCACCGCTTCCGTGCGCCCCGACATGATCCAGATCAATCCGGGCGGTACGGTGCTGGTCGTTAATCTGCCACCGACCGATGTTCtcacccagcagcagcagcaacaacagtccCAGTCGCAAGCGCAGGCCACCATTGTAACGCGCGGTATGACCACCTCCGCCTCGACACTGTCCGTCCCGCTGTCGACCCTTTCGCTTTCGTCGCATACCGGCTCGACGGGCACGGCCAGCGAGCTGATggccaccaccaacagcaacaactacACTGCTAGCAATTCCGCCTACCCTGAG TCACTGTCAAGCTACAACAACGCTGCCAACTACTCGACCGCAGCGCTGGCCGCGAACGGCATCTACAGCTCCACGAACTGTGTCGATTGCACGATCTGTTTCGAGAAGCCGATCGATTCGGTGCTGTACATGTGCGGCCATATGTGCATGTGCTACGACTGTGCAATTAAGCAGTGGCGTGGCATCGGCGGTGGACACTGTCCGCTGTGCCGGGCCGTCATCCGGGACGTTATCCGCACGTACAAGTCGTAG